The following are from one region of the Streptomyces tuirus genome:
- a CDS encoding TetR/AcrR family transcriptional regulator, producing MSAAPPPVPTPQEPVDHPELLQLGAALEADEPCLRADAARNRARLLEAAGRLVAERGAEAVTMEAVAAEACVGKGTVFRRFGDRTGLLTALLDHSEKKFQAAFLGGPPPLGPGAPPVERLRAFGCAMLRRSADELELQLAAEPGASRRYVVPARRVLRHHIEMLLRQAVPEADCELLSHALMGQLDPALVHHLTRQCGVPLSRLEAAWTDLVDRVTGAGADR from the coding sequence ATGTCCGCCGCCCCGCCCCCCGTACCGACGCCCCAGGAGCCCGTCGACCACCCCGAGCTGCTCCAGCTCGGCGCCGCCCTGGAGGCGGACGAGCCGTGCCTGCGGGCCGACGCCGCGCGCAACCGCGCCCGGCTGCTGGAGGCCGCCGGGCGGCTGGTGGCGGAGCGCGGCGCGGAGGCCGTCACGATGGAGGCGGTGGCCGCCGAGGCCTGTGTCGGCAAGGGCACGGTCTTCCGCAGATTCGGCGACCGCACCGGCCTGCTGACGGCGCTGCTCGACCACTCCGAGAAGAAGTTCCAGGCCGCGTTCCTCGGCGGCCCGCCGCCGCTCGGGCCCGGAGCGCCGCCCGTGGAGCGGCTGCGGGCGTTCGGCTGCGCGATGCTGCGCCGCTCGGCCGACGAGCTCGAACTGCAGCTGGCCGCCGAGCCCGGCGCGAGCCGCCGCTACGTCGTCCCCGCCCGCCGTGTGCTGCGGCACCACATCGAGATGCTGCTGCGCCAGGCGGTCCCCGAAGCGGACTGCGAGCTCCTCTCCCACGCCCTGATGGGCCAGCTCGACCCCGCCCTCGTGCACCACCTGACCAGGCAGTGCGGAGTGCCGCTGTCCCGCCTCGAGGCCGCGTGGACCGACCTGGTCGACCGGGTGACGGGCGCGGGCGCCGACCGCTGA
- a CDS encoding NAD(P)H-dependent oxidoreductase → MSVRILALVGSLRAGSHNRQLAEAAVKLAPEGAEVNLFEGLAEIPFYNEDIDVEGSLPAAAARLREAANAADGLILFTPEYNGTIPAVLKNAIDWLSRPYGAGALSGKPVAVVGTAFGQYGGVWAHDETRKSVGVAGGKVLEDVKLSIPGSMTRFAETHPADDAEVAGQLTEVIARLHGHVSEPAAA, encoded by the coding sequence ATGTCCGTTCGTATCCTCGCCCTCGTCGGCAGCCTTCGCGCCGGTTCGCACAACCGCCAGCTCGCCGAGGCGGCCGTCAAGCTCGCTCCCGAAGGGGCCGAGGTGAACCTCTTCGAGGGGCTGGCCGAGATTCCCTTCTACAACGAGGACATCGACGTCGAGGGCAGCCTCCCGGCCGCCGCAGCCCGGCTGCGCGAGGCCGCGAACGCCGCCGACGGCCTGATCCTCTTCACCCCCGAGTACAACGGCACCATCCCCGCCGTCCTGAAGAACGCCATCGACTGGCTGTCCCGCCCGTACGGCGCCGGTGCCCTCAGCGGCAAGCCGGTCGCCGTGGTCGGCACCGCGTTCGGCCAGTACGGCGGTGTCTGGGCGCACGACGAGACCCGCAAGTCCGTGGGCGTGGCCGGCGGCAAGGTCCTGGAGGACGTCAAGCTGTCCATTCCCGGCTCGATGACCCGCTTCGCCGAGACGCACCCGGCCGACGACGCCGAGGTCGCCGGGCAGCTGACCGAGGTCATCGCCCGCCTGCACGGCCACGTGTCCGAGCCCGCCGCGGCCTGA
- a CDS encoding tetratricopeptide repeat protein: MNTTQDTTYYAQGTPAERWERAQLFFEAKDYAAAARVLVGLVEEVPEQTGPRLLLARSYYHSAQLRRAEAELRTIVERDPVEHYARLMLGRTLQRQSRHEEAESHLRIASALAGDFAQV; the protein is encoded by the coding sequence GTGAACACCACCCAGGACACGACGTACTACGCCCAGGGAACTCCGGCCGAGCGCTGGGAGCGCGCGCAGCTGTTCTTCGAGGCCAAGGACTACGCCGCCGCCGCGCGCGTCCTGGTCGGGCTGGTCGAGGAGGTCCCCGAGCAGACCGGGCCCCGGCTGCTCCTGGCGCGCTCCTACTACCACTCGGCCCAACTGCGTCGCGCCGAGGCCGAGTTGCGCACGATCGTCGAGCGGGACCCCGTGGAGCACTACGCGCGGCTGATGCTCGGCCGCACCCTCCAGCGGCAGAGCCGGCACGAGGAGGCGGAGTCGCATCTGCGGATCGCCTCGGCGCTGGCGGGTGACTTCGCGCAGGTCTGA
- a CDS encoding PepSY-associated TM helix domain-containing protein has translation MTTAPSTTTDEAPQPAAPEPSGSSWAPLRPLILRLHFYAGVLVAPFLLVAAVTGLLYAGSFQAEKLVYDHEMTVPVGERKLPIGEQVTAARTAHPEGTVSAVRPSPEADATTRVMLSGVPGVGEGHTLAVFVDPYTAKVRGSLEQYGSTGALPLRTWIDEFHRDLHLGETGRLYSELAASWLWVISAGGLVLWFSRRRALRKVRGAKGRRRTLGLHGTVGVWAAAGFFFLSATGLTWSAYAGASIDELRTSLGQATPSVSAAAGGEHSGHGSAAGQAGDAAHGVGLDKVLAAARAEGLDDAVEIVPPADATSAYVVKQVQRSWPTKQDAVAIDPASGEVTDVLRFEDHPVLAKLTRWGIDLHTGVLFGLANQIALMLLALALILLIVWGYRMWWQRGRGTAFGRPIPRGAWQQVPPQILVPLLAGIAVLGYFLPLFGIPLAAFLAVDILLGEIAYRRGRRSYGTPAG, from the coding sequence ATGACCACCGCTCCCTCGACCACCACGGACGAGGCCCCGCAACCAGCCGCCCCGGAACCGTCGGGGAGCAGCTGGGCCCCGCTGCGCCCGCTGATCCTCCGCCTGCACTTCTACGCCGGCGTCCTGGTGGCGCCGTTCCTCCTCGTCGCCGCCGTCACCGGCCTGCTGTACGCCGGCTCCTTCCAGGCCGAGAAGCTCGTCTACGACCACGAAATGACCGTTCCCGTGGGCGAGCGGAAGCTGCCGATCGGCGAGCAGGTGACCGCCGCCCGCACGGCACACCCCGAGGGCACCGTCTCGGCCGTACGCCCCTCACCGGAGGCCGACGCGACGACCAGGGTGATGCTGTCCGGCGTCCCGGGGGTCGGGGAGGGCCACACACTCGCCGTGTTCGTCGACCCGTACACCGCGAAGGTGCGCGGTTCGCTCGAACAGTACGGCTCCACCGGCGCGCTGCCGCTGCGCACCTGGATCGACGAGTTCCACCGGGATCTGCACCTGGGGGAGACGGGGCGGCTGTACAGCGAGCTGGCGGCCAGCTGGCTGTGGGTCATCTCGGCGGGCGGTCTGGTGCTGTGGTTCTCGCGCCGCCGCGCCCTGCGCAAGGTGCGGGGCGCGAAGGGACGGCGCCGCACCCTCGGGCTGCACGGCACGGTCGGCGTATGGGCGGCGGCCGGGTTCTTCTTCCTCTCGGCGACCGGTCTGACCTGGTCGGCCTACGCCGGGGCCAGTATCGACGAGTTGCGGACGTCGCTGGGCCAGGCCACCCCGTCGGTGTCGGCCGCCGCGGGCGGTGAGCACTCCGGCCACGGCTCCGCCGCCGGGCAGGCGGGCGACGCCGCACACGGGGTGGGCCTGGACAAGGTCCTGGCCGCGGCGCGGGCCGAGGGGCTCGACGACGCGGTGGAGATCGTGCCCCCCGCCGACGCCACCTCGGCGTACGTCGTGAAGCAGGTGCAGCGCAGCTGGCCCACCAAGCAGGACGCCGTCGCGATCGACCCGGCCAGTGGCGAGGTCACCGATGTGCTGCGGTTCGAGGACCACCCGGTCCTCGCGAAGCTCACCCGGTGGGGCATCGACCTGCACACCGGCGTCCTGTTCGGCCTCGCCAACCAGATCGCCCTGATGCTGCTGGCGCTCGCCCTGATCCTGCTGATCGTCTGGGGCTACCGCATGTGGTGGCAGCGCGGCCGCGGCACCGCCTTCGGCCGTCCGATCCCGCGCGGCGCCTGGCAGCAGGTCCCGCCGCAGATCCTCGTGCCCCTGCTGGCGGGTATCGCCGTACTCGGGTACTTCCTGCCCCTGTTCGGCATCCCGCTGGCGGCCTTCCTCGCCGTCGACATCCTGCTGGGGGAGATCGCCTACCGGCGCGGGCGGCGGTCGTACGGCACACCGGCGGGGTAG
- a CDS encoding dihydrolipoyl dehydrogenase family protein, translating to MTESETHTYDVVVLGAGPVGENVADRTRAAGLTTAVVESELVGGECSYWACMPSKALLRPAIARADARRVPGLSQSVQGPLDASAVLAHRDHYTSNWKDDGQVRWLDSIGAALYRGHGRLAGPRTVTVTGPGGGETVLTARQAVAVCTGSRAALPALPGLDAVKPWTSREATSSKTVPGRLIVIGGGVVATEMATAWQALGSQVTLLVRGKGLLPRMEPFAGELIAETLTEAGADIRTGTSVESVTRENGTVVAVTDTGDRIEADEILFATGRAPRTDDIGLETIGLDPGSWLSVDDSLRVDGHDWLYAVGDVNHRALLTHQGKYQARIAGAAIAARATGETLVAEPWGTHAATADHGAVPQVVFTDPEAAAVGLSLAEAEQAGHRVKAVDVDLSTVAGAGLYADGYQGRARMVVDLEAETLRGVTLVGPGVGELIHSATIAVAGQVPVSRLWHAVPSYPTISEVWLRLLEAYRDA from the coding sequence ATGACGGAATCGGAAACCCACACGTACGACGTCGTAGTGCTCGGTGCCGGGCCCGTGGGGGAGAACGTCGCCGACCGCACCCGCGCCGCCGGACTGACCACCGCGGTCGTGGAGAGCGAACTGGTCGGCGGCGAGTGCTCCTACTGGGCGTGCATGCCCAGCAAGGCCCTGCTGAGGCCGGCCATCGCCCGCGCGGACGCCCGCCGCGTCCCGGGCCTGAGCCAGTCGGTCCAGGGCCCCCTCGACGCCTCCGCGGTCCTCGCCCACCGCGACCACTACACCTCGAACTGGAAGGACGACGGTCAGGTCCGCTGGCTCGACTCCATCGGCGCCGCCCTGTACCGCGGCCACGGTCGCCTCGCCGGCCCCCGCACCGTGACGGTCACCGGCCCCGGCGGCGGAGAGACCGTCCTGACCGCCCGGCAGGCCGTCGCCGTCTGCACCGGCAGCCGAGCCGCCCTGCCCGCCCTGCCCGGGCTCGACGCCGTCAAGCCGTGGACCAGCCGGGAGGCCACCAGCTCCAAGACCGTGCCCGGCCGGCTGATCGTGATCGGCGGCGGCGTGGTCGCCACCGAGATGGCCACGGCCTGGCAGGCCCTCGGCTCGCAGGTCACGCTGCTGGTCCGCGGCAAGGGCCTGCTGCCCCGCATGGAGCCGTTCGCCGGGGAACTGATCGCCGAGACGCTCACGGAGGCCGGCGCGGACATCCGCACGGGCACCTCGGTGGAGTCGGTGACCCGCGAGAACGGGACGGTCGTGGCGGTCACCGACACGGGCGACCGCATCGAGGCCGACGAGATCCTCTTCGCCACCGGCCGCGCCCCGCGCACCGACGACATCGGTCTGGAGACCATCGGCCTCGACCCCGGTTCCTGGCTGTCGGTCGACGACAGCCTCCGGGTGGACGGCCATGACTGGCTGTACGCGGTCGGCGACGTCAACCACCGCGCCCTCCTCACCCACCAGGGCAAGTACCAGGCCCGCATCGCGGGCGCCGCCATCGCCGCCCGCGCCACCGGGGAGACCCTCGTGGCCGAGCCCTGGGGCACCCACGCCGCGACCGCCGACCACGGAGCCGTCCCGCAGGTCGTCTTCACCGACCCGGAAGCCGCGGCCGTGGGCCTGTCCCTGGCCGAGGCGGAACAGGCGGGGCACCGGGTGAAGGCCGTCGACGTGGACCTGTCCACCGTCGCCGGGGCCGGCCTGTACGCCGACGGCTACCAGGGCCGCGCCCGCATGGTCGTCGACCTCGAGGCCGAGACCCTGCGCGGCGTCACCCTCGTCGGCCCCGGCGTCGGCGAACTCATCCACTCCGCGACCATCGCGGTCGCCGGTCAGGTCCCGGTCAGTCGTCTGTGGCACGCCGTCCCGTCGTACCCCACGATCAGCGAGGTGTGGCTGCGGCTGCTGGAGGCGTACCGCGACGCCTGA
- a CDS encoding peptide deformylase, whose amino-acid sequence MGTPNDHAPLAERVEQLLDGGLPLTIVAAGDPVLRRGTEPYDGQLGPALLARFVEALRVTMRAAPGVGLAAPQVGVELRIAVIEDPAPVPEEVRLTRGRVPQPFRVLVNPAYEPVGEARAAFFEGCLSVPGWQAVVARPAAVRLTGQDEHGQPLDEVFEGWPARIVQHETDHLDGVLYLDRAEPRSLSSNLAMAERWTQPTPEEAARALGFELP is encoded by the coding sequence ATGGGAACCCCGAACGATCACGCGCCCCTGGCCGAGCGGGTCGAGCAACTCCTCGACGGAGGCCTGCCGTTGACCATCGTCGCGGCCGGCGACCCGGTGCTGCGGCGGGGCACCGAACCGTACGACGGCCAGTTGGGGCCCGCGCTGCTGGCCCGGTTCGTCGAGGCCCTGCGGGTGACCATGCGCGCGGCGCCCGGGGTCGGGCTGGCGGCGCCGCAGGTCGGTGTGGAACTCAGGATCGCGGTGATCGAGGACCCGGCGCCGGTGCCGGAGGAGGTGCGGCTCACGCGCGGGCGGGTGCCGCAGCCGTTCCGGGTGCTGGTCAATCCCGCCTACGAGCCCGTCGGCGAGGCGCGGGCCGCGTTCTTCGAGGGCTGCCTCAGCGTGCCGGGCTGGCAGGCGGTGGTGGCGCGGCCCGCAGCGGTGCGGCTGACCGGGCAGGACGAACACGGACAGCCCTTGGACGAGGTGTTCGAGGGCTGGCCGGCCCGGATCGTGCAGCACGAGACGGACCATCTCGACGGCGTCCTGTACCTGGACCGCGCCGAGCCGCGTTCGCTGTCGTCCAATCTGGCGATGGCGGAGCGCTGGACCCAGCCGACGCCGGAGGAGGCGGCGCGGGCGCTCGGCTTCGAGCTGCCGTAG
- a CDS encoding benzaldehyde dehydrogenase translates to MPLLDISTWQPRRLAGAGYTVTEPATGQALGTLALATPEDVGAASERAATAQHAWARTPHFARAAVLRKAGDLFTEHAAELREWLVRESGSVPGKADFELHVAAQECYEAAALASRPAGQVLPSEAPRLSYTRRVPAGVVGVISPFNAPLILSIRSVAPALALGNAVLLKPDPRTAVCGGLSLAAVFAAAGLPEDLLHVLPGGPDAGQALVADPRVPVLSFTGSTAAGRAVGEAAGRHLKRAHLELGGNSAMIVLEDADLDAVISTAAWGSFFHQGQICMTTGRHLVHASLYDEYVERLAAKADSLAVGDPHRDQVHLGPIIDSGQLGKISGLVDASTAAGAKLAAGGTHDRLFYRPTVLAHVDDRTPAYTEEVFGPVAPVRSFTTTDEAAALAAQSPYGLSLGIVTRDAARGLDLADRIPTGIVHINDQTVNDEAVAPFGGVAASGTGARFGGEANLEAFTELRWTTVRGDVAPYPF, encoded by the coding sequence ATGCCGTTGCTCGACATCAGCACCTGGCAGCCCCGCCGCCTCGCGGGGGCCGGGTACACCGTCACCGAGCCCGCCACCGGCCAAGCCCTCGGTACCCTCGCCCTCGCCACCCCCGAGGACGTCGGAGCCGCCTCGGAGCGGGCCGCCACCGCCCAGCACGCCTGGGCACGCACCCCGCATTTCGCCCGCGCAGCCGTACTCCGCAAGGCCGGCGACCTGTTCACCGAGCACGCCGCCGAACTGCGCGAGTGGCTCGTCCGTGAATCGGGCTCCGTCCCCGGCAAGGCCGACTTCGAACTGCACGTCGCCGCCCAGGAGTGCTACGAGGCCGCGGCCCTCGCCTCCCGCCCGGCCGGCCAGGTCCTGCCCAGCGAGGCGCCGCGCCTGTCGTACACGCGCCGCGTCCCGGCCGGTGTGGTCGGCGTGATCTCGCCGTTCAACGCCCCGCTGATCCTGTCGATCCGCTCCGTCGCCCCGGCCCTGGCGCTGGGCAACGCGGTCCTGCTCAAGCCGGATCCGCGCACGGCCGTCTGCGGAGGGCTGTCCCTCGCCGCGGTCTTCGCCGCCGCGGGCCTGCCGGAGGACCTGCTGCACGTGCTCCCCGGCGGCCCGGACGCCGGACAGGCCCTGGTCGCCGACCCGCGCGTGCCGGTCCTCTCCTTCACGGGCTCCACCGCCGCCGGACGGGCCGTGGGCGAGGCCGCGGGCCGTCACCTCAAGCGCGCCCACCTGGAGCTCGGCGGCAACTCGGCCATGATCGTGCTCGAGGACGCCGACCTTGACGCGGTCATCTCCACGGCCGCCTGGGGCTCGTTCTTCCACCAGGGCCAGATCTGCATGACCACCGGACGCCACCTCGTGCACGCGTCCCTTTACGACGAGTACGTCGAGCGGCTGGCCGCCAAGGCGGACTCACTCGCCGTCGGCGACCCGCACCGGGACCAGGTCCACCTGGGTCCCATCATCGACTCGGGCCAGCTCGGCAAGATCAGCGGTCTAGTGGACGCCAGCACGGCCGCGGGTGCCAAGCTCGCCGCCGGCGGCACCCACGACAGGCTCTTCTACCGGCCGACGGTCCTCGCGCACGTGGACGACCGCACCCCCGCGTACACGGAGGAGGTCTTCGGCCCGGTGGCGCCCGTCCGCTCCTTCACCACCACCGACGAGGCGGCGGCGCTGGCCGCGCAGAGCCCGTACGGCCTCTCCCTGGGCATCGTCACCAGGGACGCGGCCCGCGGCCTGGACCTCGCCGACCGCATCCCGACCGGCATCGTCCACATCAACGACCAGACGGTGAACGACGAGGCCGTGGCGCCCTTCGGCGGAGTCGCCGCCTCCGGCACCGGCGCCCGCTTCGGCGGTGAGGCCAATCTGGAGGCCTTCACCGAGCTGCGCTGGACGACGGTACGCGGAGACGTCGCTCCGTACCCCTTCTAG
- a CDS encoding XdhC family protein — MLDLAGPLHDWIEEGRDFAVATVVAVGGSAPRPPGAALAVAADGTAVGSVSGGCVEGAVYELCLQALRDGETRVERFGYSDEDAFAVGLTCGGTIDVMIAPCPGGRPAERAALAAAARAEPVALARVVRGPSGLPGQALLVRPDGSSEGGLGGGPALDRAALDRARALLDTGRTGTVELSEDGSHCPGGLTLLVESAVPPPRMIVFGAIDFAAALVRAGAFLGYHVTVCDARPVFATRARFPQADEIVVDWPDRYLRRTETDGRTVLCVLTHDAKFDIPLLTEALRLPVAYIGAMGSRRTHEDRNRRLREAGVSERDLARLRSPIGLDLGARTPEETAVSIAAEIIAARHGGTGAPLTGSGRPIHRPEREPQPV, encoded by the coding sequence ATGCTTGATCTCGCCGGACCCCTGCACGACTGGATCGAGGAGGGCCGGGACTTCGCCGTCGCCACGGTCGTCGCCGTGGGCGGCAGCGCCCCGCGCCCGCCCGGCGCCGCGCTCGCCGTGGCCGCGGACGGCACGGCCGTCGGCTCGGTCTCCGGGGGCTGCGTGGAAGGAGCGGTGTACGAACTCTGCCTCCAGGCCCTCCGGGACGGCGAGACGCGCGTCGAGCGGTTCGGCTACAGCGACGAGGACGCCTTCGCGGTGGGGCTGACCTGCGGCGGGACGATCGACGTCATGATCGCCCCGTGCCCGGGCGGGCGCCCGGCCGAGAGGGCGGCGCTGGCGGCTGCCGCCCGGGCCGAGCCGGTGGCCCTGGCCCGGGTGGTGCGGGGGCCGTCCGGCCTCCCGGGCCAGGCCCTGCTGGTCCGCCCCGACGGCTCGTCCGAGGGCGGTCTCGGCGGCGGCCCGGCACTGGACCGCGCGGCGCTCGACCGGGCCAGGGCCCTGCTGGACACCGGCCGTACCGGCACGGTGGAGCTCTCGGAGGACGGGTCGCACTGCCCGGGCGGGCTCACCCTGCTCGTCGAGTCGGCCGTTCCGCCGCCCCGCATGATCGTCTTCGGCGCGATCGACTTCGCGGCGGCCCTGGTGCGTGCGGGCGCATTCCTCGGCTACCACGTCACCGTGTGCGACGCGCGCCCCGTCTTCGCGACCCGGGCCCGCTTCCCGCAGGCCGACGAGATCGTCGTCGACTGGCCCGACCGCTACCTCCGGCGTACCGAGACCGACGGCCGCACGGTGCTGTGCGTGCTCACCCACGACGCGAAGTTCGACATCCCCCTGCTGACGGAGGCGCTGCGGCTGCCCGTCGCCTACATCGGCGCGATGGGCTCCCGCCGCACCCACGAGGACCGCAACCGGCGGCTGCGGGAAGCGGGCGTGAGCGAGCGCGACCTGGCCAGGCTGAGGTCACCGATCGGCCTCGACCTGGGAGCCCGTACGCCCGAGGAGACCGCCGTGTCCATCGCGGCGGAGATCATCGCCGCCCGGCACGGCGGCACGGGGGCGCCGCTCACCGGTTCGGGCCGGCCGATCCACCGGCCCGAGCGCGAGCCACAGCCGGTCTGA
- the trxA gene encoding thioredoxin — protein sequence MSSTVELTKENFDQMVTDNEFVLIDFWADWCGPCKQFAPVYEKAAGENPDLVFGKVDTEAQPELAAAFGIQSIPTLMIVRDQVAVFAQPGALPEAALTDVIGQARNLDMDEVRKSIAEQQAQQTEQAQQAQQTQQPTE from the coding sequence ATGAGCAGCACCGTGGAGCTCACCAAGGAGAACTTCGACCAGATGGTCACGGACAACGAGTTCGTCCTGATCGACTTCTGGGCCGACTGGTGCGGGCCGTGCAAGCAGTTCGCCCCGGTGTACGAGAAGGCGGCCGGGGAGAACCCGGACCTGGTGTTCGGCAAGGTGGACACCGAGGCGCAGCCCGAGCTGGCCGCGGCCTTCGGTATCCAGTCCATTCCCACGCTGATGATCGTCCGTGACCAGGTCGCGGTCTTCGCCCAGCCCGGCGCCCTGCCCGAGGCCGCCCTGACGGACGTCATCGGGCAGGCCCGCAACCTCGACATGGACGAGGTGCGCAAGTCGATCGCCGAGCAGCAGGCCCAGCAGACGGAGCAGGCGCAGCAGGCGCAGCAGACGCAGCAGCCGACCGAGTGA
- a CDS encoding LacI family DNA-binding transcriptional regulator: protein MPYVMVQIPKTPAPPSPAPSRSVPTSADVARLAGVSRATVSYVLNNTSAVRISEPTRRRVHEAARELGYVPHAAARSLRAGHSRMVLIPAPTFPVGPLYNRFLTDLQGSLGSLDYTVVQYGTGGPHGDEAARAWAELRPVAVLVPGSGLGPRGVAVLKRSGARAVVTLGPETIEGAHALLMDHDVVGHSAGAHLYDRGRRRIGVVVPQEPGLEAFSAPRLDGVRQSLRGTDATVTELPLAYDEQAAARLAARWRTLGLDAVFTYNDEYAMLLMRALLDEGIRIPEETAVIGADDLMLGRLLRPRLSTVHLKLPCGRELAELVDRAVRKPTTEPETHKVLGATVLHRESS, encoded by the coding sequence ATGCCGTACGTCATGGTGCAGATACCGAAAACGCCCGCGCCCCCGTCCCCCGCACCGTCGCGCTCCGTGCCCACGAGCGCCGATGTGGCCCGCCTGGCCGGCGTCTCGCGCGCGACCGTCTCCTACGTCCTCAACAACACCAGCGCCGTACGCATCAGCGAACCCACCCGCCGCCGTGTGCACGAGGCCGCGAGGGAACTCGGATACGTACCGCACGCCGCGGCCCGCAGTCTGCGCGCCGGGCACAGCCGGATGGTCCTCATCCCCGCGCCGACCTTCCCCGTCGGCCCGCTCTACAACCGCTTCCTCACCGACCTCCAGGGATCGCTCGGCAGCCTGGACTACACGGTCGTGCAGTACGGCACCGGCGGCCCGCACGGCGACGAAGCGGCCCGCGCCTGGGCCGAGTTGAGGCCCGTGGCCGTGCTCGTGCCCGGCTCCGGTCTCGGCCCGCGCGGAGTGGCGGTGCTCAAGCGCTCGGGAGCCCGGGCCGTGGTCACCCTCGGCCCCGAGACCATCGAGGGCGCGCACGCGCTGCTCATGGACCACGACGTCGTCGGCCACAGTGCGGGCGCCCACCTCTACGACCGCGGCCGGCGCCGGATCGGCGTTGTCGTCCCGCAGGAACCCGGCCTCGAGGCGTTCTCCGCACCCCGCCTCGACGGCGTGCGCCAGTCGCTGCGCGGCACGGACGCCACGGTGACCGAACTGCCCCTCGCCTACGACGAGCAGGCCGCGGCGCGCCTGGCCGCCCGCTGGCGCACCCTCGGCCTGGACGCCGTGTTCACCTACAACGACGAGTACGCGATGCTGTTGATGCGGGCCCTGCTGGACGAGGGGATCCGCATCCCCGAGGAGACCGCCGTGATCGGCGCCGACGACCTGATGCTCGGGCGGCTGCTGCGACCCCGGCTGAGCACGGTCCACCTGAAGCTGCCCTGCGGCCGTGAACTCGCCGAACTGGTCGACCGCGCGGTCCGCAAGCCCACCACCGAGCCCGAGACACACAAGGTGCTCGGGGCGACGGTGCTGCACCGCGAATCGAGCTGA
- a CDS encoding MarR family winged helix-turn-helix transcriptional regulator, producing MTTTPLVDPRVIALAHYAGRALLETVLARHGITFQQSVTLRLAAVADGPVGREQLVDGVTDALKIDAAEVHGVVDELIAAQLLTPDGAYDVRITDAGRELYATTSGETAPITARIYDGIPAEDLAVTGRVLRLITERAGTELTALRG from the coding sequence ATGACCACCACACCCCTCGTCGACCCCCGTGTCATCGCCCTGGCCCACTACGCCGGCCGCGCCCTCCTCGAAACCGTGCTGGCCCGGCACGGCATCACCTTCCAGCAGTCCGTCACCCTCCGGCTCGCCGCCGTCGCCGACGGGCCGGTCGGCCGTGAGCAGCTCGTCGACGGTGTCACCGACGCCCTGAAGATCGACGCGGCCGAGGTGCACGGCGTCGTGGACGAGCTGATCGCCGCACAGCTACTGACCCCGGACGGGGCGTACGACGTGCGGATCACGGACGCCGGGCGCGAGCTGTACGCCACCACCTCGGGCGAGACTGCGCCCATCACCGCCCGGATCTACGACGGCATACCGGCCGAGGACCTGGCCGTGACGGGCCGGGTGCTGCGTCTGATCACCGAGCGGGCCGGTACCGAGCTGACGGCGCTGCGCGGGTGA
- a CDS encoding MarR family winged helix-turn-helix transcriptional regulator, giving the protein MSNGSEGATPGFLVWRLSMKWRVAVDRAVAPLGLTHAQYSLVASLYGMQGSGERPSQRRLADHTGLEPLYVSKLARALETAGLLERTRDPRDPRAVQLALTEQGREVTRRAIEVVHGLLQQLLDPLGGLDSARTRRFTRELTALLDAPLDPFSEHETEQS; this is encoded by the coding sequence ATGAGCAACGGTTCCGAGGGTGCGACGCCCGGCTTCCTGGTGTGGCGGCTGTCGATGAAGTGGCGGGTCGCGGTCGACCGTGCGGTGGCGCCGCTAGGGCTCACCCACGCTCAGTACTCGCTGGTCGCGTCGCTGTACGGCATGCAGGGCTCCGGCGAACGACCCAGCCAGCGCCGCCTCGCCGACCACACCGGCCTCGAGCCGCTCTACGTGTCGAAACTGGCCCGCGCACTGGAGACCGCCGGTCTCCTGGAGCGCACCAGGGACCCCCGCGACCCGCGCGCGGTGCAGCTCGCCCTGACCGAGCAGGGCCGCGAGGTCACCCGGCGGGCGATCGAGGTCGTCCACGGGCTCCTCCAGCAGCTCCTCGACCCGCTCGGCGGTCTCGACAGCGCGCGCACCCGGAGGTTCACGCGCGAACTGACGGCCCTGCTCGACGCACCTCTTGATCCCTTCAGCGAGCACGAGACGGAGCAGTCATGA